GAGCACTACTTCGACCGCACCGCGGCCGACACGTGGGCGCGCCTGACGAGCACGGCCCCCGTGAGCCGCGTGCGCGCCACCGTGCGCGCCGGGCGCGACCGCATGCGCGACACGCTGCTGGGCTGGCTGCCGGCCGACCTGCGCGGCCAGCGCGTGCTCGACGCCGGCTGCGGCACCGGCAGCTTCGCCCTCGAGCTGGCACGCCGCGGCGCCCAGGTGCTGGCCATCGACCTGAGCCCGCAGCTCGTGGACGTGGCGCGCGAGCGCTGCCTGGCGCAGCTGCAGGCCGAAGGCGCACGCGGCTCCATCGACTTCCGCAGCGGCGACATGAGCAGCCCCGAACTCGGCCGCTTCGACCACGTGGTGGCGATGGACTCGCTGATCCACTACCGCACGGCCGATGCCGTGCGCGTGCTCGGTCAGTTCGCCGACCGCACCGCCGGCAGCATGGTGATCACCTTCGCGCCCGCAAGCCCGCTGCTGTGGGCCTTCTACGGCGCCGGCAAGCTGTTCCCGCGTGCCGACCGATCGCCGTCCATCGTGCCGGTGTCGCAGGCCGCGCTGGCGCGCCAATTGCGGCTGCACGCACCCATGGCCGGCTGGCAGCTGGCCGACTCGCGACGCATCGCCAGCGGCTTCTACACCTCGCAGGCCTACCGCCTGCAGGCTCCGCGGGCTTGAGTCGGCCCATGGACCTCTTCGGCTCCGCCCTCGGCCTCGTCCGTCGCCGCGGCCTCGTGGACTGGTCGGGCGTGGCCACGCGCTATCTGCCCTTTGCCGACGTGGCCACACCCGAGCTGCCACTGGCCCAGCTCGTGCGGCTGGCGCTGTTTCAGGTGAGCGTGGGCATGGTCGGCGTGCTGACGGTGGGCACGCTCAACCGCGTGATGATCGTCGAGATGGGCGTCGGGGCCTGGCTGGTGAGCCTGATGGTGGCACTGCCCCTGCTGTTCGCACCATTTCGCGCGCTGGTGGGCTTCAAGTCCGACCATCACCGCAGCGCCCTGGGCTGGCGTCGCGTGCCTTTTGTCTGGTTCGGCAGCGGGGCGATGTTCGCCGGACTGGCGATCATGCCCTTCGCGCTCGTCCTGCTGACAGGGGAGACCACCGTACAGCAGGTGGCGGGCCACGTGGCGACAGGGCTCGCCTTCCTGCTGGCCGGTGCCGGCGCGCAAACGGTACAGACCGCCGGCCTCGCTCTGGCCACCGACCGCGCCACCGAGGCTACGCGCCCACGCGTGGTGGCGTTGATGTACGTGATGCTGCTGGTGGGCATGGTGGGCAGCGGTTTGCTGTTCGGTGTGCTGCTGGCCGACTACACCCCCACGCGACTGGTTCAGGTCGTGCAAGGCACGGCCGTCGTCTGTCTGGCACTCAATGCCGTCGCGGTGTGGAAGCAGGAGGCCCGCAACCGCAGCCGCGCCACAGCGCCACCCGACACCTCGCGTTTCTCGCAACGGTGGGCGCAGTTCGCGCAGCACGGTCGAGTCGCCCGCTTCCTGCTGGCCGTGGGCCTGGGCACGGCAGCCTTCGGCATGCAGGACATCATCCTCGAGCCCTACGGCGGCGAAGTGCTGGGCCTGAGCGTCGGCCAGACCACGAGCCTGACCGGCATCATGGCCGCCGGGGCGCTGCTGGCCTTCGCGTGGGCCGCGCGGCAGCTGTCGCGCGGGACCTGCCCGCGCCGGCTTGCCGCCCATGGCCTGCTCTTCGGGTTGGCCGCGTTCTCGCTCGTGCTCTTCGCCGAGCCGCTGGGCTCGCCGCTGCTGTTCCGTGCCGGTGTGGCGCTCATCGGCTTTGGTGGCGGCCTGTTCTCCGTGGGAACGCTCAGCGCCGCGATGTCGCTGGACAGCGGTGGCCTGCACGGCATGGTGCTGGGTGCCTGGGGCGGTGTCGTTGCCACTGCGGCCGGCCTGTCAGTGGCACTGGGCGGCGCGCTGCGCGACGGCGTCGGCCACCTGGCGATGAGTGGTGCCCTGGGCGAGGCACTCATGATGCCCGCCACGGGATACGCCATCGTCTACCACCTCGAACTCGCGTTGCTGTTCGCCACGTTGGCCGTCCTGGGCCCGCTGGTGACGCGGCCACGCAAGCGCCACCCGACCAGGCACGACAGCGGCGGCACCGAGCCGCGCCGCTTCGGGCTGGCGGACTTCCCGGGTTGAGCAGTTCCGACCCCGCCCACCAGGCCCAACAGGCATCTCTGCAAGCCAACCCTTCTAGGAGCCCCTCATGGGAACCGGAGCCATCACAGCCTATGTCGACGTCGCACAGCTTGTGCTGTACGTCTTCTGGATCTTCTTCGCCGGCCTGATTTACTACCTCGCGCGCGAGAACCGCCGCGAGGGCTATCCGCTCGAAACGCACCGCGGCACCACGCACCAGGGCTGGATCGGCGTGCCTGCGCCCAAGACCTACCGGCTGCACGACGGCTCCGAGATCCGGGTGCCATCGGGCTCGGCCGGCGCGCAGCACGTGAACGCCGAGCGCACCTACGACAACGAAGGCTCGCCGCTCGATCCGATCGGCAACCCGCTGCTGGCCGGCCTGGGCAGCGGCGCCTGGGCAGACCGCGCCGACCGGCCGGATCTCGATGCGCACGACCAGCCCAAGATCCGCCCGCTGGCGATGTTCCCCGAGATGGGGGTCAGCGAGAAGGACCCCGATCCGCGCGGCATGCAGGTGATCGACCCCTATGGCGACATCGCCGGCACGGTGCGGGAGCTCTGGGTCGATGGGCCCGAGATGATGTTCCGCTTTCTCGATGTCGAACTCGCCGACGGCAGCCGCCGCGCGCTGGTGCCGATCACCTTCTGCCGCATCACGCGCGAGGCCGTGTACGTGCATGCACTGCTGGCGCATCAGTGGCGAGAGGTACCGGTCACCCGCTCCGCGGACAGCATCACGCTGCTCGAAGAGGAGAAGATCGCCGCCTACTTCGGCGCCGGTCTGCTCTTCGCCGAACCGAAGCGCTCGGAGCCGCTGGTATGAAGTCGGTCGCAGCCGCCACCGCCAAGGCCCCGCACCGGGGCCAGGAGCATGAGTTCGAGCCGCAGTTCGGGCTACCCGAGCGCCTGCCCCCAAGCGAGCGGCTGCTTTGGCAGGGCCAGCCTCTGCCGAGCATCGTGGCCCGGCGGGTGTTCCACCTGCCGCTGGTCACCGTCTACTTCGCCGTGATGCTGACCTGGAGCATCGGCGCCCAGCTGCAGGACGGCGTCGCTCTGATGGCGGCGCTGCGCGGCTCGCTGGTCCTGGGCTTGCTCGCGGCCGTGGCGATCGGCATCCTGGCCGCCCTGGCGCGGCTGACGGCCAGCACCACGGTCTACACACTCACCGACCAGCGCATCGTGATGCGCATCGGCATTGTATTGACCGTGACCTACAACCTACCGCTGAAGCACCTCGACGCGGCCCACTTGCTGCCCTTGTCGGGCACGCAGGGCGAGATCGCGCTGCAGCTGCGCGGCGACACCCGCATCGCCTATCTGCACCTGTGGCCCCACTCTCGGCCCTGGCTGTTCGCGAGGCCGCAGCCCATGCTGCGTGGCCTGGCCGACGCCCAAGCGGTCTCGCGGCAGTTGTCCGAAGCCTGGGCGATGGTCAACGCCCAGGCGGCCCGACCCGAGGCGGCGATCCAGACGCCGACGTCGATGGAGCTTCAACCCCAGGGGAACGCTGCATGAGGGCCGTCCACAGCGTGCACGTCCAACCGGACCGCATCCCGCGCTGGCTGGTGCGTGTCATCGCCGTATT
The genomic region above belongs to Ideonella sp. WA131b and contains:
- a CDS encoding PH domain-containing protein, translated to MKSVAAATAKAPHRGQEHEFEPQFGLPERLPPSERLLWQGQPLPSIVARRVFHLPLVTVYFAVMLTWSIGAQLQDGVALMAALRGSLVLGLLAAVAIGILAALARLTASTTVYTLTDQRIVMRIGIVLTVTYNLPLKHLDAAHLLPLSGTQGEIALQLRGDTRIAYLHLWPHSRPWLFARPQPMLRGLADAQAVSRQLSEAWAMVNAQAARPEAAIQTPTSMELQPQGNAA
- the bchM gene encoding magnesium protoporphyrin IX methyltransferase, with protein sequence MTERPTSLRSAPPEGAVRQQPGEAGSAALAWPGADARYVQRRGEIEHYFDRTAADTWARLTSTAPVSRVRATVRAGRDRMRDTLLGWLPADLRGQRVLDAGCGTGSFALELARRGAQVLAIDLSPQLVDVARERCLAQLQAEGARGSIDFRSGDMSSPELGRFDHVVAMDSLIHYRTADAVRVLGQFADRTAGSMVITFAPASPLLWAFYGAGKLFPRADRSPSIVPVSQAALARQLRLHAPMAGWQLADSRRIASGFYTSQAYRLQAPRA
- the puhA gene encoding photosynthetic reaction center subunit H, whose product is MGTGAITAYVDVAQLVLYVFWIFFAGLIYYLARENRREGYPLETHRGTTHQGWIGVPAPKTYRLHDGSEIRVPSGSAGAQHVNAERTYDNEGSPLDPIGNPLLAGLGSGAWADRADRPDLDAHDQPKIRPLAMFPEMGVSEKDPDPRGMQVIDPYGDIAGTVRELWVDGPEMMFRFLDVELADGSRRALVPITFCRITREAVYVHALLAHQWREVPVTRSADSITLLEEEKIAAYFGAGLLFAEPKRSEPLV
- a CDS encoding BCD family MFS transporter, with the protein product MDLFGSALGLVRRRGLVDWSGVATRYLPFADVATPELPLAQLVRLALFQVSVGMVGVLTVGTLNRVMIVEMGVGAWLVSLMVALPLLFAPFRALVGFKSDHHRSALGWRRVPFVWFGSGAMFAGLAIMPFALVLLTGETTVQQVAGHVATGLAFLLAGAGAQTVQTAGLALATDRATEATRPRVVALMYVMLLVGMVGSGLLFGVLLADYTPTRLVQVVQGTAVVCLALNAVAVWKQEARNRSRATAPPDTSRFSQRWAQFAQHGRVARFLLAVGLGTAAFGMQDIILEPYGGEVLGLSVGQTTSLTGIMAAGALLAFAWAARQLSRGTCPRRLAAHGLLFGLAAFSLVLFAEPLGSPLLFRAGVALIGFGGGLFSVGTLSAAMSLDSGGLHGMVLGAWGGVVATAAGLSVALGGALRDGVGHLAMSGALGEALMMPATGYAIVYHLELALLFATLAVLGPLVTRPRKRHPTRHDSGGTEPRRFGLADFPG